The window aacaacaaatgcaGCAGACAACATTTGTAGCAGTTTTTTGTCTCGATTTTGTTTAGCAATGCAACTTTTTGTGCTTAAGTTACGTGCAAGTTTACTTTCGTTTTGCTTTTTAAACAGTGGTACTTTGTAATGAACAGAAAgagtttttccattttttacagtttttttgaTCCCGGCAAATATGGTTAGCATCATGCAAAATGGTATAATACTTTGAATTGTCAATGTTACAATTGAATAAACAAACTCGTAAACTTCGTTTTTCCAAACTGGCATGCATTGTCCATAATGAACCACCATTGATTTTATGTATGGTATCAACAACAAGAACGACAATGTCCAAATACAAATCATTATAAAATGAATAGAATATTTTCCAAGACGCTTTTGAAAAGGCTTGTTAATCCCTCTATGTCGTTCAATAGCAATACTTGTTATAATCCAAGCTGATACATTGACTGTTACGGGACCCAGTGATGATAAAGTTTTGCATAATTCCGTACCCAAAATCCATTTATTCATTGTAGCTGTGTTATATAAATAATGTGTTGAAGTGACGACTGATGCTATCATATCTGCAAAGGCTAAGTGTAGCAGATAATGGTGGAATAATTTTCGGTATTTTGTCTTGAACCCAAAAAAACATACTACTAgactgttcccaataaaacctACAACTAGGATGAATGTGTACAGGAATAGTAACAAAACATTTTCAGCTGAATGGAACTCTCTGACGCTTGTCATGTTTGTTAGATTTTGTAACATCATTCTGTGATAATTCAccctaaaaaagataaaaatactgttATCGTGTTGTAAAATGTCAACTGCTTTCCTGCAAATTCTGAAGAAGTGCTAATATATAGTATCTGTTATGCCTGTTGATTACTTTGTTGGCAAGTAATCAGCCCTACATTACTTTTCTCGTACATAGTtcacttttatatatatatatatatttaaacatcCTTTTTCTTCCACCTACAATTTCTTTTATGCAAACTTCCACCTGTTTATGCAAATGTATTCACTTTAAAGTAATGcaacaattaaatttaaattaacacatttaaaaacttttaatattGTACTATACCATTctctattttctattttttagctATATATGTTACTAGGGAGTCTAATTAAAATGTTAATTTCTATTTTGTTTCTtccaaacttttttattattttgggtTGTTATGTACAttttacaacctgttgttatGTGTTATGGACAAAtgattgttttgtgttttaactTTGCATAtccttgttgtttttgaaatagATATTACACCAACTTGTTGTAGACGGTATATCCCTATTATATTTGTCACGTTAAATTATTTACAACTTTGTGTTAGGAGTAACACTTTGTTATTCCTTGTCAGCTGCATGTTGTTAAAATTTGTCTTCTCTTCTACTAACATTTTAAGAGTCACACCTTGTAGTCCCTTTTCAGCTGCTAAAATTTATTCTCTTCCCCACTGACCTTTTTCTAGGTAGCACCTTGATTCCTCTGTGACTTGCATATTATTAAATTTTGTCTTTTCTTCTACTAACATTCTTAGAGTCACACCTTGTTGTGTCTTTTCAGCtgctaaaatttgttttttctcaCTTACGCCTATCCTGTAACTAAACATAAAGGTCTTTGATAAAGTACTTGTTTTGTATATTGTTGTGAATGTTTTCCAGCCATGACATTTaagttattattgtttttaggTAAAAAGTTATATTGctctatatttttgtttttttattatttttcagatTCACCTCAAGAAAAATGTGTGGATCTGATTCGGCAAAATATTGTTGGTCTTCTTATAACTTCCCTTCAGCATTCCACCCCAAATATGGCTCAGTTCATGTTAGGCTTTGAAGTAAAACGTCCCATTTCGAAAACTAACCTTCAAGACCCAGGTACATGTATTTGTGCTTCAGCGTGCTTCAATGTTCCCTTTCTAAATTAATACCACTACCTTGGGAAGATTTCTTTCAAAGAAATCTTAAAAGGATTTAGTTCATGTATGTAAACCAACATTTTAAAAGTCGTAGAAAATATGCCATTTATTTTATACCCCCCTGGTCGTATTTGTACATTTGAGTTATTTCATTTAAGTTATATACACAGTGTTTGTAATTCAGGTATGTCTATTAAAGAGAGGAAATGACAGAATTAGTTCTAAATATCTATACTTTTTTTCACAATAATACGCTTCACCTAATTGGTCAGGAATGCTTTTCTATTTCATACAGGCCTGGAGCTTTGAGGGTGGGTTAATTTTGACTTTCAGAGAAAAATGTAACCTTTACAGGTACATACCGTTCATGACAGATTAAAAATTTTACCATGGAGTTTTGTTTGGGCAGATGCTATTATTTGGAAGAGgcgtttgttataaaaaaaggtgTATGTGAGGGGTTGccctgttttttcttttaaacatttGGTAGCTTAATATAAGTAAAAAGCTTTAAAAGAGTGCAAAAGTAATATATGAATAAGTAAGATTGGTTACTACAGTTTTAATCACGATGAACTTTTAATTAATTATCCTCTTCGAATAACTCCCAATtggtatttatttattgattaaCAGTCTACCTGGAATGTTTATTTGAGCATGGGGGCTTCTCGGCGTGATTGAGGTTTTACCCTGAGTATATATCCATGCATTAAGTACATTTCTTCTTCACTACTTGCATCATattaaaagttagttcaaaacGTAAACTAGATTTATCTTTCCAACTTTTTTTCGTTCACTTTTTTAGGTGTGGGTGGATTTCCCAAGACATGTTTGCATTCTGTCATAGACATTCTCAATCGAGGTTTAACAGATATGTCGTCATCAATGGGCGGGACATTGACACCAAAGCTTTCTGAGTTGTTGTACCGCCTAATATATATGCTCTGTTCCAACACAGACACTGGTCCAGCTGTGAGACGATATTTACATACTCATTGTGGTTTCTTTACTACACATTGCAAAGCATTACCATTTGTATCTACAACAACAGAAGAAAATACTGATGAACTACAATACATTAGACTAATAAACCAACAAACATGGTTGTTGAAAGCTATTGCAATCGAACTTAGAGTAGTCGCTGCCAGTCGTATGCGTTCTGGCTTGCAGCAATTGCTAACTATCTTATACAGCGACGAAACATCAAGAACAGCGCCAGTACATCAATTTAACACGGAGAATGTTACAGGTGTAGAGTCTAGCTTTAGTAGGCAGACACTCTCGCAAACAATGTTTCAATCGTGTTTTTCTCTTGGTGCTGACAGCCACAATTTGATTTTATCTTTACTGAAGTCAATGTCATTCACACAGAGATACCCTCCCAACGTggaattgaatttttttgactatagtgCTATTGAACAGCTTATCATATCTTGTGAGGAGACAGATGAGATGGGTGTGGTGTTGTGTAACGTAAAGAAGTTATTTCGAATTCTAATGAATGAGATGAGTAACTCGCAATTGGCGGTTACTGCTGTGCAAAAGCAGCAAATCTTCCAAGTAATCATTTATACTGTGTTCTTTGATTatgtatcttttttttttctttttttctctaaaACTAAAAGGTCCGAAGTAAAATGCATTTTCTAACACCTGTTATCACTTATAACAGCGTTGTCACGGAAcctgaaaaaatacaaaaaatttcgtGAAAAGGTTTAGTAGTGAATGTCGGAAAAGTCAGCGACAATAATGttagaaaacaaaacatataggTCAGGGAAAAGTTAGGAAAAAAAGTTTGCGTCTGTGAAGCTTAATAGTCTGTATAATATAGCTAGCCAATCAGGTTTCGTTGACTTCACGAAAGCTCTAGGCAATATCGGACACTACAGTGTTTTATAATAGCGACAGCCATTGTGTTGTTTTCTGGTGTCTCCTAATCTGTTACATTACCTGAAAAGTTACTCGAATAGAATTTTAAAATCGTTACTGAATTTTCATAATTGATAAGAGtttgacgattttttaaagaagcTTTTTAAGGAAAATATCAAAGGTCTAAAATGTTCTGCTGAAACATGCCCCGGAACTTACTGTCGAGCTGCCATCTATATCTTTTACAGGAAGTTAAGTCAGTTTTACGACATGCTGTAGATAGAAATGTTGTTCGTGAGTCCTTTCACTCAAAGCAAAGTTCTTTTGATGCATGGAGACAAGTTGTTGAAGTGACATTTGCTGTCTGTCCAGAAGATGTCATTCAAGTAGACAAGAAACAGTTTATATTGACCGAGTTGTTGCATGCTCTTATCCCAATGGTAATTTAATGTTTCTGCCATTTCTCGAAGTATTTCAGTTCTCGTTCTGTGTTTCTCTCTCAACATATTCCTATGTTAGATAAAGTTAGACTGAACTATAGTAAGCATACATGACGTAATCTCTTTTCAGATTAACGATGAAGATAACTTGCCAGAATTAACATCAGCTATGGGTGGTACAATTTTGAGTTTGATGGCCAACCTGTGGTTCACTGTCACTCAGATGGATAGTGTCTCGTATGTTGTTCTTTTAGTATAGCACTTGTCTCGTATGTTTTTATTGTAGCAGCTAACTTGGCATACATTAATGTTTTCATCGTAGAAACTTTTTTACGTTTCATAATTGCTCGTTTGAATTTGAATAATTAAGTTTAGGGTGGTTTTCCCGAaatatttatcgcatttatttCAAAGGCAATTCCAGGTAAAATTGTTCGTCTTTACAACACTTTCGGAATAAAATGGACACACacaaacatttaaatattgtaTGTGTTTTTATCAGTAAAAGTAGTCGTTAGTCCGTGAAAAAATCTACGgcttcgcccgtcctttaaatttacccgtcgcaacaaagtggataaaattataTCGCATTTAATATTTATGTTCCCGTggcacgattttctaactcagcggggggttcGCGcaaagacagacaaaatacggctattattaaagagatttcgCCGAACAGGTCGCactaaaaatttacattttttatcaacTTACCGTCTTTATTTCACCTTTCTTTCCTGtttcttgtttaattttaatatagAATTATTCATTTCCTCGACAGATTCTTTTCCCCCCAATCTGTTCATGACGTGTGCTTTCTCATGTTtcaaacattaatttttaaatatttttttttctgttaatatTATGTTCCCTGACTGATATTAAACTTCGACAATAAGTAGCTTTATTGCCACACTTAGGCAAattatattgaagaaaaaatgccCACTCATAAATAATTTTCGATTTCACCAATAAGATATTTAAATCTGTTTTTATTACagcaaattaaatttattatataGAAAAACATTGTCTATTTTAAGTAACTTTAAACTCCcttggtgattttttttttcgctttaTCCAGGAAAATAGAAACTTCTCTGTACTTTCAGATTTTATGTAAGTCAACAACAGCCAACGTGGGACTTTCTGTGTGGTCACTATTAATTTCTTCGTTTCATGTAGGTCAGCAACCGACAATGTAGGAATATCCCTGTCATCACTAGCATCGATTTTTTCTGGTATCATTGAAGCAATCGTAGCTTCTGGTGGTGGCCAACCTCGAGTGAGAGCCAACTTGTATGGTGCATTTTTATATTACATTCAAATTGGACAAACATATGCCTCGATTACTACAGAAGGTATCTTCATTTGCACCACTGTCTTGTTTTAAACATCTCTTTTATATTTAAGTACTCTTGCATTATTAAACGCatgcagaaataaaaaataaactgatTAAAATCGctgttttcaaattttacacTCACCCTGAATAAGAACctggaaaaaagtttaatatacaGGTTTCACAGCCAATCTGGAAATGAGGAAATTATTAGAGAAATTAAGGGAAATTATTAGGCAAAACCATCCAAGAGGGGATCGTTAGAGAATTTGGTAAAATAAGGTACAATTAGGGAAAATGTAAGCAAGTCAAGTAAATTGAAGTAAGTCTTTGGTTCTCACTCTAAACTTTTTTGACTCGTGAAATATAtacatgttttaaaaatgatagAAATTACttaataaaagatatttttaatgtCAATTAAATTAGAGGATCATTaggaaattttgttttcataatTTGGCTGTGAACGCTGATAAAATGTCTTTCCAGagatagtgatatttttctgaaacatGTTTctgatgaaaataattttaatggttAGAGAGCAGCTTTTCGCTCGACTATTGGTTAATACGATACACCAATAAATACGCACTAAATTTGTATGTTCTTTTTTAAGGTATTTCTGACAGTATTTTTGGGTTGCAGTCGAAAGAAAACTGGGAAACAAATGCTTTAGAAATATTAAACAAGTACGGCGAAGCATTCTTAGATGTCGTTGCCAAGGATACGTGTCAAGGTCCTTGCATATCACGGGTAATTTTTTATGTACTGTAGTTTTTTAGTTTAATACTAATATCTGTTGTTTGTTCAGgttccattttttaataaatccgTTGTTGAGTTTGTCTGATTAGAATCACTACGTTCAGTAAAATGGACACATAGAAATTCGCGTCAAACAACCTGGTCACACTTGATCAGATTATTTTTGTGTCGAGAAATGTAGCATGTTTTATTTCCATGATGATTTTAAATACCGTTTTTCCAGCTGTTTGGGATTTCAGATTAGTGTTTTAGTTGGCTCCAGGCAACACGTTAAAAAATTTGGTAAAAAAGCCTTTGATAACCTCGACAAAATCAGAATTTTGCCATCttgtaactgttttttttttctttttgtgttgtATTCCACTGTTATCTCCAGATACAAGGCTGAAACATTaccttaaaaaacatttgttttgaaTAAAAAGCTATACTAAAATTCAGATTTCCTAAACActgctaaaaaatgtttttctccaTAGATGATGGGTATGAGTGTGTTGGATGCTATTGCATCATTGGATTGGAAACACAAATACCTCATGATGATGTCATCGCACGGTCATTTACGTGTATTGATCGATCAACTGCTAGATGACGATATAGAACTGACCAGTGTTCTCTCGGTACAACCACAGAGCATGAAGCCACTTTACCTGTTCGAATCTAAGATGGTATAGATACTTGCCTCTTTGCATTTGACTTTGTCACTGTTTCAGAGAATTCTCCCATATttccaatttttattttccgTTTCTTCCATCAAAAATAACAACCCCGTTAGTATGGTTTCTTTCCATGTCAATTATGAAGTTACTTACTCCGCGTTGTGTTGCCCCATTTTAGGCGTTCTTAGCCAAAGTAGCTTCAACAGATTATGGTGCGCAAATCCTTCTGCAAGTCGGTTTGATATCTCGGCTAACAGAGTGTCAATTTTTGGACTTCCATGTCAGTAAACCTGCCATGCTGTCCAACGCGACACTACACTATTCGCAAGTGTATGATCCTTTCCTGCCAAGTCTCCCAGAAagatattcaaaaatattttcagcatTTGCGAAGTTGATACTGTCGTTTTTGTCTTCTGTGGGAGTGCAACATCAAATCGCTATTGCGCAGgtacattttctttctttatataattttctttctttttattactatatatacttttataagaaacgcaatttttttttaacatgagaCTGAGGTTATAGATGCTTTCTGCCAAATCGCAACATGAAAGGCCTATTGATAGATTGACAAGTCTCTTGCTGAATGGCATTTTAATGGTTTAAAACAGGAGAAACATTCATTTTAAGTTCAAGTAGGGTGTTTCTTACAAAGGTATACAACCTTTCATCAGGGAGTAATATGTATTGTGTTCTGAAATATATGAATTTTTTCTGTTAGATCCAAACTCTGATTATGAGCCATAAAGATGTAATCCAAGACATCCTCCAAGATAATATGGCTGTGCATTCAATAAATTCTCTTAAACAATTATCTCTAACTATCGCAATTATATCCGTGTTGCCCATAACTGATCGCAAAGATGATGCTTTGGAGATTTTAACTGATGATCAAAGACAATGGAGAACCTTTATGAATAGAATACAAAGACTAATGTTGGCTTTATTGAACAAATATTCGTCATCCACGATAGAAAAGGTGAGCGAAATTTTTAGGTACCGCGGCTTGTTTGAAATCTCGGTTGTTTATTGTATTTTCCATTGTACTATCCAACACTAATCACGTTTTATAGTCAGATAACCGGAGTTAAAACTCCTTATTGGTTGTATTTATACTCTTATAGCAAACAGAAGAAATACTTGGTGACAACGCCCATGATGTAACAACGAAGTCATCTCCTTTGAACGTCACCGCTTTGGAGACGCGAAATACTCTGTTGCAAATACGAACAAgaattttgacattttgcaaGAATATTATCTCCTCACAAGGTATGTTGTGGGCAATGCCAAGGTTTTTCtttcctaatttaaaaaattctgcgCGATAAATCAGTTGCGCCAAATTACCGCGAAATATGATGTGCGCGGAAAATTTCTTTACAGAAGGTGTGCGAAAATTAGATCGTGCGAGGCTGTAAAATAACCGCGAATATGGGAACACTTTTTTCTGCAGAATAGAGTCGCAAATTTGTGTTGTAAAACCCGATAATTAAAGTTAAACGCGCGAGAAAAAGAtgcgtgaaattcaaaccgcactAGAATTTTATGAATGTAGATAATTTCACTCAGCCTAACTAGAAAtctaaatgtttttaacatttcaTATAGGCCTAAGTGGACCATACTTCAGAGCGTTATTTGGACCTACGTTTTCGGATGCAGGTGAACATGAGACACGTTTAATCACTGGAAAACCAGGTAAACTTTATTATGTTCCTCTCTTAGTCAGACTACTCAGAGTATGACCTTAAGGTAAAAGTTAAGTGAAACGCCTGGTTTTTCTTTGTGCgcattattttaaaatgaagttatCGTAACTCCATCCTGCACAAATAGCTCGTCATGGatcaaacttgtgtttttttccaGTTTCAACAAAGCAATTATCTTCACTTTCTGTTTTGGTGAGGGAGCTTAAAGATTATCCTGAAACCTTGAAGAAGTCTTCTCAACATTTAAAAGTGTTGCAGCGAAAGATTGATTCTATTTCAGACATGAGTCACGATGAATTGAAAGAGGTATTTTCTTGCTTAACTCAGCACTGCGTTTAGTTTTCTGCAAACGAATCCAGTCGCTCGAACTCGTGTCTGACCTTTTCtgtgatttttttcttattttatttctaattgtaaaaaaaattaattttctagcGTGTGTTGTATGtcttttaaatttcaatttttaaaaaaactcttgtTTCTCACGAACTAAAAACAATAAGTACCAGGCTCTATAAAGATCTTGTAAGCTAAAAGATATTGAATTCTTAGATGCCAATTAGAACTAACGGGTTTTAAAAGCCTAACTCGTTCTTGATTGGGGATAGCAAATATCAACCgatgacatttcttttttgCCATGTTCGACATGTTTTATTAGTTCATTGTTTCGACGTTTTGTCGAACATTGAGCAGTTTTTACTTTTAACCACGTTGGCATGTGTCCCTTTTTTTCCCCCTGTACCAATTTTCCACTGTAAACAGATTGTTTTGCCTCTTTAGAATTATTTTAGTATGAAGCAATATGAGGCGTCAAAAAATCGATGTTTGACTGTAACCAACATACTAGGCTTGCTTTTACTAATTAATCTTATTTAGGTGTTTGCCTTAAAGAAATAGAAGCTGAAATTTCATTCATTTGCGTCCTTGATGGCTACCTTTATTACtttgaaaacaataaaaatgccATTTGTTTGCGTTCTTAATATTAccaaaaaatgttatatatacGAGATCTGAAATGTTTTTTCTCCAAAAAagctttaagatttttttttttagattctgTCTCAAGAAGAAGATACAGAACGCTTGCCCTACCAACAACGTCACATTGTCGTGAAAAGAATTTTAAGGAAACTGCAAGATTTGAGAGAAGCAGAAGCTAGCTTTATTTCCTGTAACTTTTATTTGTTATATGTTTCACGTATCTCAATATTTCTTCATAAAGTTTAATTAGGGCATTTAGATCTTTTTATTCTGTATATCCCTTATCTATACATGTTCTTGTCAACTTGTCTCTCTGTCGCTTTTTTAAGCCTGTTCTTAACTTTGCGTAGATATTGTGGAGCATGTTATCTACATGTTATGGCGACATATAGATTACTATTACATTCATTGCATACCAACGGAAGAATCCTTCTTGGAACCAGACCTCAGCAGAACTGGCTACACATCTCGTGCAAGAAGACTTACTGGTGAGCTGAAGtagcttgttttgttttgaaagagcctttttttttattttatatatatatatgttttggcTTTATAGACGGAAGCTTCACTTCTTTCATGGGTAATGTTTCCAATACATCGAAATACGAGCGCACCTTGCACGGAAGAACATTGGAAAGTGAAACTACTTTACATGGAAGCAAACTAAAGAGCGGGACAAGTCAGGAAGATATCAAGGAGGTGGGTAGATATCTTATCAATGTTGTCTATCCTGAAGATGGAAATTTACGCGGATTTTAATTTTGTGATtataaaaattagaatttttcgCAGTTTTCGCAGCGaattctaaaataaatttatattaaaatagaaaaaataattcctTATAATGTaagctttttttttgttttttttttcaggccTAAATAAGGGAATTTTTTAAGCATGTTACTTAGTCTTAGTGAATCCTTTCCATGGTGTTTATTTATATGGATATTATATAAAGTTTTTCGTAACATTTAACTtcacaaaaatgtcaaaaaatggcGGCTTAATTCTACTTTAACGttatttgttcatttttttcttcatgggaaaaagaagcttttaaaattgaaaattttttccaATGTATTAGCTTATGTgagttttttacaaaatatatttcgttTAATTATTTAGCTGGCCTACCCTAAATTCTCACCTTTAATATATTCtttcgtaaaaaaaattgtgttgtctGATTTATCCACTATATCTTTTTAGTTGAAAATTGAAGCAGCTACAATATTGACAGATTCATTGTGGAAAAAAATTCTGGAAAGCGACCAAGTAATTCCTTGTCCTTTTTTTACAACAATCTATTTTACAAAGTAATTAGGTCTGAAAGTTGAAAGAAACTGATTAGTAACCTCGCATAACCATGCAATCCCGTCACAAAGTTAGCTGAGAAAGTGTTAGGAAGTacagtgtttttttgtttgtttttttagagcCACGGTAAAGGAAGATCTCGGCTGTCCTTTTCCGCTGCTTTGGTGCGCCGTTTACAAGGACTTATTAAACTCAACTCATGACGTCACAATTCTGTTTCGAAGTCTTCGAAATTTAAAGAGCAAGAATGTTTCTGAGTGTATAAAAACCTAACTAACGAAGAAGAAATTGGACTTCGGTTTTATATTCGTATATTGTGTATTTTGCAGAACGGGATAAATTATTCACACCTTTTCTCAATTTTGTAGCAAAAAAGTGTATATTAAGCAAATGCGAGAGTATTGGAGCGTTTGTTCATTGAttcaaaagttcaaaaaaagttaaagatgGTCAATGTTTATTATACGTTGTTTATGTCATTTTTTCTGAAAGTTTTTAGTAAATTGTCCATCCTTCGATAAACGATCTGAAGTCGATAATGTAACCTCAATAAGGTCCTTAAATTATGAcccgatttttttttgtatttgatatttttatataaaaaatcgtgtACGGCGCATCAAACATGTAAGAATTAAGGTGGAAGGAGTTTAACAGTAGCCCTTCAGAAGCAAAATACAAGCTTTCTCTATCCCCAACAGATTATAATAAGCATACAAAAGTCTCCAGGCTAAACAGCATGTTGGGCATTTGCCAGAGGCTAATGTTTTAGCGAAATTTATATTCACCTAACCCCAAAGCTAACATCTTAAATGTGTGTCTGTGTTGGCTTTGTTACGCACGTAGGAGGTCGTAATTTGATCAATGAAGTCGATGTTCGCAAATAATCACTATGAAGCGCACAgagtattaaaaaattaaaaacaaatagtTGATAACAATTGAGAATAATCATTTTTTGTGTGTgggaataaaagaaaataaattctcaAATTAAATAGAAGAGTGTTAAATATTTGTGAACGCACAGAAAGGTcgaaagaaattattatatGGCGAGTTCTCGATTAGAATTTGAAAGAAAACAACGTCATAATGCTGTCCGACGATTATGTTATTCTCATCCGACTGTCGTGAGCAGATGTGGACGCTTAGATGCTTCTTGGAAACTACCAAAAGATTTACATACTCAACAATATTGTTGTTATCCTGATGTACGAACATTTAAGAAAACTAGTACGCGTAATCAAGTCACAAGAAAAAGTTGTTTACGGCCACTGTTTTTAAATGGCGGCAACTCGTGCAATGAAGCTACGTCATATAGTACCGAAGCTAGTATATCGTACAATAGCATTGAATTATGTGGTGACAAACTTAACGTTAAACTTCCAAGTGTGAATATTTTCAGGAAAGGTGGGCACTCAACCGCCCACCCCCTGGACGTTAGTAAACAAAGTATAGATCAAATTAATAGGCCTTATTTTCACGGGTGGGGACAGAGAAAGATTTCTAACATTTACAACGAAAATTTCGTCCTAAATATTCAACCAATAGAACCCTTGACCAAAGTTAGATGTGTGAAACATTCATTAAACAAACAGGAGTTAGACAAAGAAAAAGTTTGGATCCAAAAAGAATCTGTTATCAAACCTTTCCAAGTGAAGAAGGATGGAAGAGTATTTCAACCTGTTAACAAGTTAACTGTAAAATTTTCTTGACCAGATCAATATAAAAACACACGAAGCTGTAAAAcaatttgaattaaaaaatggaattCCCTTGTTATTATTTTCTAGAAAACTAACTTTCCGAAGCTATTTTTCGCGTTAACATTGGAGCGTAGTCTAGGAGGAGTGGGTTTAGGCCACAGccccttaaaaaatattaaacacgAAAAAGGAACATTTCAGACTACAATTGCTACATACATAAGTCATTGACATATTTACGTCTTTTGTGAATCACCTTTTTTTATAATGTGGCCCTCAAATTTAATACGACATAAAAATTTACGGAGGGGCGAGACCGGGCATGCCCATACCCCTTTTCTTTAACCCTCCTCAGATTGCTACAGCCctgttgtaaaaataaaaaacccaaAAATACAACTTGCATTACAACCTCAtcataacttcttt is drawn from Hydractinia symbiolongicarpus strain clone_291-10 chromosome 8, HSymV2.1, whole genome shotgun sequence and contains these coding sequences:
- the LOC130654611 gene encoding neuropeptide Y receptor type 6-like is translated as MMLQNLTNMTSVREFHSAENVLLLFLYTFILVVGFIGNSLVVCFFGFKTKYRKLFHHYLLHLAFADMIASVVTSTHYLYNTATMNKWILGTELCKTLSSLGPVTVNVSAWIITSIAIERHRGINKPFQKRLGKYSIHFIMICIWTLSFLLLIPYIKSMVVHYGQCMPVWKNEVYEFVYSIVTLTIQSIIPFCMMLTIFAGIKKTVKNGKTLSVHYKVPLFKKQNESKLARNLSTKSCIAKQNRDKKLLQMLSAAFVVFILCSLPYNLFYTISIYVVRIQQKKVDMKILFKANVWLSSIVVMNSCMNFFIYAGLDKNFMNYCKSFLLRKQENRERIDTGTSRLTDEHTRY